One window of the Primulina eburnea isolate SZY01 chromosome 18, ASM2296580v1, whole genome shotgun sequence genome contains the following:
- the LOC140819552 gene encoding uncharacterized protein, with product MTLTNFSGAGVGFGFGVGCGFGVGWGFGGMPFHFLGLGVGGGCGIGLGLGWGFGTAYGSQYHNSRTTFQGEAFESKTSEGSVSKNLLENVKKIHSSS from the exons ATGACGCTAACAAATTTCAGTGGTGCCGGTGTCGGTTTTG GTTTCGGAGTTGGCTGTGGCTTTGGTGTTGGATGGGGCTTCGGGG GGATGCCTTTCCACTTCTTGGGACTTGGAGTTG GTGGTGGCTGCGGCATTGGGCTAGGACTAGGGTGGGGATTTGGCACAGCATATGGTAGCCAATACCACAATTCAAGAACAACATTCCAAGGTGAAGCATTTGAGAGTAAAACCAGTGAAGGAAGTGTTTCCAAGAACTTGTTGGAGAACGTTAAGAAAATTCACTCGTCTagttga